A stretch of Myroides oncorhynchi DNA encodes these proteins:
- a CDS encoding DUF6922 domain-containing protein translates to MTKKKQLTDISTLGTQLFWDTDINNLDYQKAYIPIIARVIERGDQSEVDEIIRLYGREKVLLTICKEIKFLPNYAIERAIAFFPELRKEDMLCYQNRKGKSYHWI, encoded by the coding sequence ATGACAAAAAAGAAGCAATTAACAGATATTTCAACTTTAGGAACTCAATTATTTTGGGATACTGATATAAATAATCTTGATTATCAGAAAGCTTATATTCCCATTATAGCACGTGTAATTGAACGTGGAGATCAGAGTGAGGTAGATGAAATCATTCGACTATACGGCAGAGAAAAAGTTCTTCTTACAATATGCAAGGAGATTAAATTCTTACCGAATTATGCTATTGAAAGAGCTATTGCGTTTTTTCCAGAGCTTAGAAAAGAAGATATGCTTTGTTATCAAAACAGAAAAGGCAAATCCTATCATTGGATATAA
- a CDS encoding helix-turn-helix domain-containing protein: MEHKIHQGRNIKRFREMLGIKQEVLAFDLGEDWNQKKISVLEQKEVIDNSLLQQISKVLNIPVEAFENFDEQQAINMISNSVSFENCQQPSFFNYQPNFNPIDKMIELYERMLQQQKEMIEKLEKIIEDKK; encoded by the coding sequence ATGGAACATAAAATACATCAAGGAAGAAACATAAAGCGTTTTAGAGAAATGCTTGGAATCAAACAAGAAGTTCTTGCTTTTGACTTAGGAGAAGATTGGAATCAAAAGAAGATATCTGTTTTAGAACAGAAAGAGGTAATTGATAATTCTCTACTACAACAGATTTCTAAGGTACTTAACATACCTGTTGAAGCATTTGAGAATTTTGATGAACAGCAAGCGATTAATATGATATCTAATTCTGTCTCATTTGAAAATTGTCAACAACCTTCTTTTTTTAATTATCAGCCAAATTTCAATCCTATTGATAAAATGATAGAATTATATGAGCGTATGTTGCAACAACAAAAAGAAATGATTGAAAAATTAGAGAAGATAATAGAAGATAAAAAATAA
- a CDS encoding DUF6138 family protein — translation MARELDYLVKIEGNEALLDRFIDAINNDKCTVATDYPNPYVLDTGERFLNSKIIDYFFKTTPFTEDTYIAFFEKMRILSGFNSYSYTLGVRLKDLIATTFTNIKKFGSRLAIDPSTTNPPTLSLYEDELLRVLCYLAIGHIKYDDSHAIVTADEYFKLAEKLGSKRVQELYEKGTCTISEEITHYQDNQITFFANDVTAVITIEVQDDKEDTYRKVLTLINTLFKHDFPKSFAIEFIGPNLKDLGIENLPICGQHYLFATAIQYESLHPLMINYINTVMIKWKWYENIDEEFTMMPSTFAVMSLALYDRRYFDILIKYYRTVDDEHQSTHQHFTLPFLEKYGIDADSIKVFIQGTQSMQEQPHLAAYTPYFTSIENLKLLLESKENFADYYFTDEDKEDYGDEEEIAEMEEYCWDYVMYTIYGTEDDYATVTKDWDAEALALFEQLTQKKN, via the coding sequence ATGGCTAGAGAATTAGACTACTTAGTAAAAATAGAAGGTAATGAAGCATTACTTGACCGCTTTATAGACGCAATCAATAACGACAAATGTACTGTCGCTACTGACTATCCTAATCCTTATGTATTAGACACAGGAGAACGATTTCTGAACAGTAAGATCATAGACTACTTCTTTAAAACTACTCCTTTCACCGAAGATACTTATATCGCATTCTTTGAGAAAATGAGAATACTTAGTGGATTCAATAGTTATAGCTATACTTTAGGTGTTAGATTAAAAGATTTAATAGCCACAACTTTTACTAATATTAAAAAATTCGGTAGTAGGCTGGCGATAGACCCCTCTACAACGAATCCCCCTACTCTTTCTCTATATGAAGACGAACTTCTACGTGTATTATGCTATTTAGCTATTGGACACATTAAGTATGATGATAGCCATGCAATTGTTACTGCTGATGAATATTTTAAATTAGCAGAGAAACTTGGCTCTAAAAGAGTACAAGAACTATATGAAAAAGGAACTTGTACTATATCGGAAGAAATAACACATTACCAAGATAATCAAATAACTTTCTTTGCAAATGATGTAACTGCTGTCATCACAATAGAGGTGCAAGATGATAAAGAAGATACTTACAGAAAAGTATTAACGCTAATCAATACGTTATTCAAACATGACTTCCCTAAGAGCTTTGCTATCGAATTTATAGGACCTAATCTAAAAGACTTAGGTATAGAAAACCTCCCTATATGTGGTCAACACTATTTATTCGCCACAGCAATACAGTATGAATCACTTCATCCTTTAATGATTAACTACATTAATACAGTAATGATTAAATGGAAATGGTACGAGAATATAGATGAGGAATTTACTATGATGCCTTCTACTTTTGCAGTTATGTCATTAGCACTATATGACAGACGTTACTTTGATATACTAATCAAATACTATCGCACTGTGGATGACGAACACCAAAGTACCCATCAGCACTTCACACTGCCTTTCCTAGAGAAATATGGTATAGATGCGGATAGTATAAAAGTCTTTATTCAAGGAACTCAATCTATGCAAGAACAACCTCATCTAGCAGCATATACACCTTACTTCACTTCTATAGAAAACCTGAAGTTATTACTAGAAAGTAAAGAGAACTTTGCTGACTATTATTTCACGGATGAGGATAAAGAAGATTATGGTGATGAAGAGGAAATAGCCGAAATGGAAGAATACTGCTGGGATTATGTGATGTACACTATCTATGGAACAGAAGACGACTACGCTACAGTAACCAAGGATTGGGATGCAGAGGCATTAGCTTTATTCGAACAACTAACTCAAAAAAAGAATTAA
- the mutS gene encoding DNA mismatch repair protein MutS — MTSKAKAPKETPLMKQYNDIKAKYPDACLLFRVGDFYETFGEDAVRASKILGITLTKRSAGSPSETELAGFPHHSINVYLPKLVKAGLRVAICDQLEDPKTTKTIVKRGVTELVTPGVALNDEVLQSKSNNFLCAIHFAKKTIGISFLDVSTGEFLTTEGNQDYIDKLLQNFSPSEVLVQKSNKTHFLQNYGATYNLFLLDDWVFKTDFAFESLTNHFKTNSLKGFGVEDLEEGTIACGAILYYLSETQHTKLEHISSIQRIAEDAYVWMDRFTIRNLELYNSTNLNAITLLDVIDKTLSPMGGRLLKRWLALPLKDTKKIIDRHNIVENLKEDTELLALFQQQIKKISDLERLISKIATAKVSPRELVYLKDSLDAIIPIKEIAQKSSNDSLKQMGNTLHGCELLRDKIRTTISENAPVAIAKGNAIAEGVNQDLDELRKISTSGKELLEAMELRESEKTGIPSLKISFNNVFGYYIEVRNTHKNKVPTDWIRKQTLVNAERYITEELKEYETKILGAEEKIYKLENELYDAFVAWCAQYIKPVQLNANLVAQLDCLSSFAQQAIENNYVRPVLDDSYELDIKDGRHPVIEKQLAYDTPYISNDVYLNNKDQQIIMITGPNMSGKSAILRQTALIVLLAQMGSFVPAKSLRMGVVDKIFTRVGASDNISMGESTFMVEMNETASILNNISDRSLVLLDEIGRGTSTYDGISIAWAIAEYLHQHPGKPKTLFATHYHELNDMSQNFDGIKNYNVSVKELKDNVLFLRKLVPGGSAHSFGIHVAKMAGMPTTVLKRAEKMLKQLEKGHSKDPQQPLKAVEDDIQLSFFNLDDPLLEELKEDILAIDVNNITPIEAIMKINELKKKLK; from the coding sequence ATGACCTCTAAAGCTAAAGCTCCCAAAGAAACACCATTAATGAAACAATACAACGATATAAAGGCTAAGTATCCTGATGCTTGTCTATTATTTCGCGTTGGGGATTTTTATGAAACTTTCGGTGAGGACGCGGTCAGAGCATCTAAAATACTAGGAATAACACTAACCAAGAGAAGTGCTGGATCACCTAGTGAAACAGAATTAGCTGGTTTTCCCCATCACTCTATTAATGTGTATCTACCTAAACTAGTTAAAGCAGGACTTAGAGTAGCTATCTGTGATCAGTTAGAAGACCCTAAAACCACCAAGACTATTGTCAAAAGAGGAGTGACAGAATTAGTAACTCCTGGTGTAGCATTAAATGATGAAGTACTGCAATCTAAGTCTAACAACTTTTTATGTGCAATACACTTCGCTAAGAAGACCATTGGTATCTCTTTCTTAGATGTATCTACCGGTGAATTCTTAACCACAGAAGGTAATCAAGATTATATCGATAAACTACTTCAGAACTTCTCTCCGAGTGAAGTATTAGTTCAGAAGAGTAACAAGACACATTTCTTACAGAACTATGGGGCTACCTATAATCTATTCTTATTAGATGACTGGGTATTCAAGACGGACTTCGCTTTCGAATCTCTAACTAATCACTTCAAAACAAATTCATTAAAAGGTTTTGGTGTAGAAGATCTAGAAGAGGGGACTATCGCCTGTGGAGCTATTTTATACTACTTATCAGAAACACAACATACTAAACTAGAACACATCTCATCTATACAGCGTATAGCTGAAGACGCCTATGTATGGATGGATCGATTCACGATAAGAAACCTAGAATTATATAACAGTACTAATCTAAATGCTATTACACTACTAGACGTAATAGATAAAACATTATCTCCTATGGGAGGGCGTTTACTTAAACGATGGTTAGCCTTACCACTTAAAGACACGAAGAAGATCATCGATAGACATAATATCGTCGAGAACTTAAAGGAGGATACTGAGTTATTAGCTCTGTTCCAACAGCAAATAAAGAAGATATCAGACTTAGAACGATTAATCTCTAAAATAGCAACAGCTAAAGTATCTCCACGTGAACTAGTGTATCTAAAGGATTCACTAGATGCTATTATTCCAATCAAAGAAATAGCGCAGAAGAGTAGCAATGACTCTCTAAAACAGATGGGGAATACACTACACGGCTGTGAACTACTGAGAGACAAGATAAGAACTACGATTAGTGAAAATGCTCCTGTAGCTATCGCTAAAGGGAATGCTATCGCAGAAGGGGTAAACCAAGACTTAGATGAACTGCGCAAAATCTCTACTTCTGGTAAAGAATTACTAGAGGCAATGGAACTTAGAGAAAGTGAAAAAACAGGTATTCCATCACTTAAGATCTCATTTAATAACGTATTTGGATACTATATCGAAGTGCGTAATACACATAAAAACAAAGTTCCTACTGACTGGATACGCAAACAGACTTTAGTCAATGCAGAACGCTACATCACAGAGGAACTAAAAGAATACGAGACCAAGATACTTGGTGCAGAGGAGAAAATATACAAGCTAGAGAATGAACTATACGATGCCTTTGTAGCGTGGTGTGCACAATACATCAAGCCTGTACAACTCAACGCCAATCTAGTCGCTCAGTTAGATTGTTTGAGTTCTTTTGCCCAACAAGCTATTGAGAATAACTATGTACGTCCTGTTTTAGATGATTCTTACGAATTAGATATCAAAGACGGTCGTCACCCTGTTATCGAAAAACAGTTAGCTTATGATACCCCTTACATCTCAAATGATGTGTATCTAAACAATAAAGATCAGCAAATCATTATGATTACAGGTCCTAATATGTCTGGTAAGTCTGCTATCTTAAGACAGACAGCACTTATCGTATTATTAGCCCAAATGGGAAGCTTCGTTCCAGCTAAATCACTGCGTATGGGAGTAGTTGACAAAATATTCACACGTGTAGGAGCTAGTGATAATATCTCTATGGGAGAATCTACATTTATGGTAGAGATGAATGAGACAGCCTCTATCCTAAACAATATTTCTGATAGAAGTTTAGTATTACTAGATGAGATTGGTAGAGGAACAAGTACTTATGATGGTATCTCTATCGCATGGGCTATAGCAGAATATCTACATCAACACCCTGGTAAGCCTAAGACATTATTCGCGACACACTATCACGAATTAAATGATATGTCACAGAACTTTGATGGCATTAAGAACTATAATGTCTCTGTAAAAGAGCTTAAAGACAATGTACTATTCTTACGTAAGCTAGTACCTGGAGGTAGTGCACACAGCTTTGGTATCCACGTAGCGAAAATGGCAGGAATGCCTACTACTGTATTAAAAAGAGCAGAGAAGATGCTAAAACAGCTAGAAAAAGGTCATTCAAAAGATCCTCAACAACCACTAAAAGCAGTAGAAGATGATATCCAACTTAGCTTCTTCAATCTAGATGACCCACTATTAGAAGAATTAAAAGAGGATATTTTAGCCATAGATGTAAATAATATTACGCCTATAGAAGCCATAATGAAGATCAATGAACTAAAAAAGAAACTAAAATAA
- a CDS encoding FUSC family protein, producing MLRNLITKIITSPVIIYITRCFIGFYIGYLLFLRYPNYEILWTLISIILVISPEGKNSKKLSIERFKSNLVGSAVGLVCLEIHPESNLYISLFGVFLTIMTCYLFKILDMARVALVALIIILVQPHTASSVEATPLFRCLAVTLGCLIGLTITVSTSMIIRRLKKYYGIPRD from the coding sequence ATGCTACGTAATCTCATAACAAAAATAATAACCTCGCCTGTAATAATATATATCACTAGATGCTTTATCGGTTTCTACATTGGATATTTATTATTCCTGAGGTATCCTAATTATGAGATTTTATGGACGCTTATATCTATTATTCTAGTTATATCTCCTGAAGGAAAAAACTCTAAGAAACTATCTATCGAACGATTTAAATCTAACTTAGTAGGTTCTGCAGTGGGCTTAGTTTGTCTAGAAATACATCCAGAATCAAATCTTTACATTAGTTTATTCGGTGTCTTCTTAACTATTATGACCTGCTATTTATTTAAAATTCTAGATATGGCACGTGTAGCTTTGGTTGCCCTGATAATTATCTTAGTACAGCCACACACAGCTAGCTCTGTAGAAGCGACACCATTGTTTAGATGCCTAGCAGTTACTTTAGGTTGTCTTATTGGATTAACCATAACAGTCTCTACATCCATGATTATTCGCCGATTAAAGAAATACTATGGTATTCCAAGAGACTAG
- a CDS encoding RNA methyltransferase: MRKLANSELDRKNVEEFKASEKTPIIVILDDVRSLHNIGSVFRTCDAFLVKKVYLCGITATPPNKEIHKTALGATETVEWEYAKDVEEVVKSLKENGVSVQSVEQVENSVMLNDFKVTEGVNYALVFGNEVKGVNQEVVNLSDGVIEIPQLGTKHSLNISVSAGIVIWDLFQQM; this comes from the coding sequence ATGCGTAAATTAGCCAATAGTGAATTAGATCGTAAGAATGTAGAAGAGTTTAAGGCTTCTGAGAAGACACCAATTATTGTGATTTTGGATGATGTAAGAAGTTTACATAATATTGGTTCTGTGTTTAGAACTTGTGATGCATTTTTGGTGAAGAAAGTATATCTATGTGGTATTACTGCTACCCCTCCAAATAAGGAGATACACAAGACGGCTTTAGGAGCTACAGAGACTGTAGAGTGGGAGTATGCTAAAGATGTAGAGGAAGTAGTGAAATCACTAAAAGAAAACGGTGTATCTGTACAGTCTGTAGAGCAGGTAGAAAATAGTGTGATGCTTAATGACTTTAAGGTAACTGAAGGAGTGAACTATGCGCTAGTTTTTGGAAATGAAGTAAAGGGAGTGAATCAAGAGGTAGTTAACTTAAGTGATGGTGTGATAGAGATTCCACAGTTAGGAACTAAACACTCTTTGAATATCTCTGTAAGTGCCGGAATCGTTATTTGGGACTTGTTTCAACAGATGTAA
- a CDS encoding DUF3806 domain-containing protein, which translates to MKIFEIGDGQTIIKTPSHYYGACENEQTIQLYKGERDDEPVIRIRIIYFERVKGVTQKDIITDFKEKATEYSTQAVTHSGKSYFSYDTDSSENLYMHIYEVMYGEHIVAISLTANKGQGDTDEVNTYKKEIVEMIKSIDTLTSLELPLLEPKYEDLYYLTKEVAKVLDLPTEELGGVYESGEVVHILQDILTRRDYEADDRVYYQALGMLFGSCIAYQYEDFHWVVVSDEYGREMALQYRDYAVQCFPISMITKRIEDGEDIDVNYLMEEVTSHIKSAVERDKQFKVLDYNF; encoded by the coding sequence ATGAAAATATTCGAAATAGGAGATGGGCAGACCATTATAAAAACACCAAGTCATTACTATGGAGCGTGTGAAAATGAACAAACGATACAGTTATACAAGGGAGAAAGGGATGATGAACCTGTAATCCGTATTAGGATTATCTACTTTGAACGTGTGAAAGGAGTAACACAGAAGGATATTATAACGGATTTTAAAGAGAAGGCTACTGAATATAGTACGCAGGCTGTCACGCATAGTGGTAAGAGTTATTTCTCTTATGACACAGATTCATCGGAGAACTTGTATATGCATATCTATGAAGTGATGTATGGTGAACACATTGTAGCAATATCGCTTACAGCAAATAAGGGACAAGGGGATACAGATGAAGTAAATACCTATAAGAAAGAAATAGTGGAGATGATAAAGAGTATTGATACATTAACTTCTTTAGAATTGCCATTGTTAGAGCCGAAGTATGAGGATCTCTATTACTTGACAAAAGAAGTAGCTAAAGTATTGGACTTGCCTACTGAGGAATTAGGAGGGGTATATGAAAGTGGAGAGGTAGTTCATATTTTACAAGATATATTAACGCGTAGAGATTATGAAGCTGATGACAGGGTTTATTATCAAGCCTTAGGAATGCTATTTGGTAGCTGTATAGCGTATCAATATGAGGATTTTCACTGGGTAGTAGTCAGTGATGAGTATGGTAGAGAGATGGCGCTACAGTATAGAGATTACGCAGTGCAGTGTTTTCCGATTAGTATGATCACAAAACGAATAGAAGATGGGGAAGATATAGATGTTAATTATCTAATGGAAGAAGTAACTAGTCATATCAAATCTGCTGTAGAAAGAGACAAACAGTTTAAGGTATTAGATTATAATTTTTAA
- a CDS encoding DUF3806 domain-containing protein: MQLVDLGVERIAMLAPDEFILEIPDYDGVMLCKEEEAYMPYIYIFTGKVIPEQEFSFETELDLLKREASDYNTFVEEVVDKCYFKHIYDIEDMYIHEYIILFTNVQFTLQLVFSLEQEGTELEKSYVEEVEKMIETIGFMFETHHECLVITAEEERYIEESICDILGTDRVGVQVCLQSGKALDVLQWLFDEECFNPRDKEYIAKLGLMLGTLLQYYYLDFNWVAVEEEGERELAMRYKDTEEVVFPISLVSSRVETGEAIRIPRMLENLFFTVEERHKERGVN; this comes from the coding sequence ATGCAGTTAGTTGACTTAGGGGTGGAAAGAATAGCGATGTTAGCTCCAGATGAATTTATTCTAGAGATTCCTGATTATGATGGAGTAATGCTATGTAAAGAGGAAGAAGCATATATGCCTTATATCTATATTTTCACAGGGAAGGTGATACCTGAACAGGAGTTTAGCTTTGAGACAGAGTTGGATTTATTGAAAAGGGAAGCGAGTGACTATAATACCTTTGTAGAGGAGGTAGTAGATAAGTGTTATTTTAAACACATATATGATATTGAGGATATGTATATACACGAGTATATTATTCTATTTACAAATGTACAGTTTACATTACAGTTGGTTTTTAGTTTAGAGCAAGAGGGTACGGAGTTAGAAAAGTCATACGTAGAGGAAGTAGAGAAGATGATAGAGACTATTGGATTTATGTTTGAGACGCACCACGAGTGTTTAGTTATCACAGCTGAGGAGGAGAGGTATATAGAAGAAAGTATTTGTGATATACTTGGCACAGATAGAGTAGGCGTACAGGTATGTCTACAATCAGGTAAAGCACTAGATGTGTTACAATGGTTATTTGATGAAGAGTGCTTTAATCCAAGGGATAAAGAGTATATAGCCAAGTTAGGATTGATGCTAGGAACGTTATTACAATATTACTATTTAGACTTTAACTGGGTTGCTGTAGAAGAAGAGGGAGAACGAGAGTTAGCAATGCGATATAAAGATACAGAAGAAGTAGTGTTTCCTATTAGCTTAGTGTCTTCTCGTGTTGAGACAGGCGAGGCGATACGTATTCCGCGTATGCTTGAGAATTTGTTTTTTACGGTTGAAGAGAGGCATAAGGAGAGGGGGGTGAATTAA
- a CDS encoding WD40 repeat domain-containing protein, with product MKKAKFIEYSTDKQCVLSLDKTTLITENINNGKSRTTEKTMSNDEAGLKEYDKKRFATLKKGYVELNDKPKKGEAFMHYYVGGGYTGCLSFTKVADAFYIYKCVEDNVDVIMCVDKAGRVIREDISVAKRLVWDMEYISSSNEILLDLDHHIYLYNVDTGEFTKVLESPKRASNSVLTILNNQIAFGSGKQLKVWSRQKEDVFVRELTLADYHHNTPFSIALTGDGKLLAIHTKVGEIEVIEISTGEVVQIIKGGFEIVKQMRFVEDGTTLAIREMYGDWALYFYSVTTGEMIEKKGLQIVNHVRSHQVDAFCFNEDESLLVQKNMTTAYVFDYRKEKLLYSFELEHCVKSAELKIIEEQLAVRTDYGCFSLYRV from the coding sequence ATGAAAAAGGCAAAGTTTATTGAGTACAGTACAGATAAGCAGTGTGTGTTATCATTAGATAAAACAACACTGATAACAGAGAATATAAATAATGGTAAAAGCAGAACCACTGAGAAGACCATGTCAAATGATGAAGCAGGACTTAAGGAGTATGATAAGAAGAGGTTTGCTACTTTAAAGAAAGGGTACGTGGAGTTAAATGATAAGCCTAAAAAGGGAGAGGCGTTCATGCATTATTACGTGGGTGGTGGATATACGGGATGTTTGTCTTTTACAAAAGTGGCAGATGCGTTCTATATATATAAATGTGTGGAGGATAATGTAGATGTGATAATGTGTGTCGATAAGGCTGGTAGGGTGATAAGAGAAGATATTAGTGTGGCTAAACGACTAGTATGGGACATGGAGTATATTAGTTCATCTAATGAAATACTATTAGATCTAGATCATCATATTTATTTATACAATGTAGATACAGGAGAGTTTACTAAAGTCTTAGAAAGTCCTAAGCGCGCAAGTAATAGTGTGTTGACTATTTTAAACAATCAAATTGCTTTTGGTTCAGGAAAGCAACTAAAGGTTTGGAGTAGGCAGAAGGAGGATGTGTTTGTTAGGGAGTTGACGTTGGCAGATTATCATCATAATACTCCGTTTAGTATTGCATTGACAGGTGATGGGAAGCTACTCGCTATACATACAAAAGTAGGAGAAATAGAAGTGATAGAAATAAGCACAGGAGAAGTTGTTCAAATAATTAAAGGTGGTTTTGAAATAGTAAAACAGATGAGGTTCGTGGAAGATGGGACTACTTTAGCGATAAGAGAGATGTATGGTGACTGGGCACTTTATTTTTATAGTGTCACTACTGGAGAAATGATAGAGAAGAAAGGTTTACAGATAGTTAATCATGTACGTTCTCATCAGGTAGATGCTTTCTGTTTTAATGAAGATGAGAGTCTCTTAGTTCAAAAGAATATGACGACTGCTTATGTGTTCGATTATAGGAAAGAAAAACTGTTATATAGTTTTGAACTTGAACATTGTGTGAAGAGTGCTGAGTTAAAGATTATAGAGGAACAGCTAGCAGTACGTACTGACTATGGATGTTTTAGTTTATATAGGGTGTAA
- a CDS encoding YceI family protein — MANTVWNIDPTHSEIGFKVKHMMFTNVSGKFNEFTSTVTNKEEGFETSEISFTAKVASIDTNNVDRDNHLRSADFFEVEEHEDITFASTDVQKKSVNDYVITGLMTIKGVTKEVVFNAEYSGLLTDPWGNTKIALSLEGKINRKEFGLGWNTALETGGVLVGEDIKLFAEVQFAKA; from the coding sequence ATGGCAAATACAGTTTGGAATATCGACCCTACACATTCAGAAATAGGATTTAAAGTAAAACACATGATGTTTACTAATGTATCAGGAAAGTTTAATGAATTTACTTCTACAGTTACAAATAAAGAAGAAGGATTTGAGACTTCAGAGATTTCATTTACAGCTAAAGTTGCATCAATAGATACAAATAATGTAGATAGAGATAATCACTTGAGAAGTGCAGATTTCTTTGAAGTTGAAGAGCATGAAGACATTACCTTTGCATCAACAGATGTACAGAAAAAGTCAGTTAATGATTATGTTATTACTGGGCTAATGACTATTAAGGGAGTGACTAAAGAAGTAGTATTTAATGCAGAATACAGTGGGTTATTAACTGATCCATGGGGAAATACTAAGATAGCTTTATCATTAGAAGGAAAGATTAATCGTAAAGAGTTTGGTCTTGGATGGAATACTGCTTTAGAAACAGGAGGGGTATTAGTCGGTGAGGATATTAAGTTATTCGCAGAGGTACAGTTCGCTAAAGCTTAA
- a CDS encoding DUF1543 domain-containing protein, with translation MTNHLFMIMLGATPKGRHIEQHDIYFGIGNEIKDLIPQVAAFWSEAGPKLHIDAWKEVNTVQNYKIEVVNREDYVSNDLKLFFINLGGYKPGIFDEFHQTCLVVANSQKDAIQYVKSTAFYEEYNLPPRGYSHVDNKYGLDVDDIYEIDEILNEDFRRQYAIAITPSTESLIEDHIELGYMKLSSF, from the coding sequence ATGACTAATCATCTATTTATGATTATGTTAGGTGCTACACCTAAAGGTCGTCATATAGAACAACACGATATCTACTTCGGTATAGGTAATGAGATTAAAGATCTGATTCCACAAGTAGCTGCCTTCTGGAGTGAAGCAGGACCTAAACTACACATAGATGCATGGAAAGAAGTAAACACTGTTCAAAATTATAAAATAGAAGTAGTCAATAGAGAAGACTATGTCAGTAATGACCTAAAACTATTCTTTATCAATCTAGGTGGATATAAACCTGGAATATTTGACGAGTTTCACCAGACGTGTCTAGTAGTGGCTAATAGTCAGAAAGATGCTATTCAATATGTAAAGAGTACAGCGTTCTACGAAGAGTACAACTTACCTCCGAGAGGATATAGTCATGTAGACAATAAATACGGGCTAGATGTAGATGATATCTATGAGATAGACGAAATCTTAAACGAAGATTTTCGACGACAATACGCTATCGCAATAACTCCTTCTACAGAATCTCTAATAGAAGACCATATAGAACTAGGATACATGAAGCTAAGTAGTTTCTAA